In the Methanophagales archaeon genome, AGCATAGCTTATTCCCGTGATAAACAAAGAAATGGCAGAACTAAGCAATATAATGAGATGCGATTTTTTCATTGGATTCCTTATCCCAAACCTCTCTTTTAATGCCTTATACACGTAATAGCACACAACGGGCGTGGCAAGTATTATACCCGTGAGCAAAGCTATCTTTAATTTCAGCATTATCACCTCCACGGGTGAAATATAGATGAGGACTGCACCCTCTGGCAAGAGGTCATGTTTTATTCTCAGCAGTATGGGGTCTGCTAATAATGAAAAAGACAGGAGCATACCAGCAATGACAATGCCAGAAATGAGCATGATTTTTTTCTTTAACGCTCCAATTATAGTCTCTTGCAAAACTTTATCTATTATCCCATCTCATTCTGTCCTATGAAGGGAGAACGAATATCAATCAGGAACTTTGAAGAGGTCAGGTCACAG is a window encoding:
- a CDS encoding preprotein translocase subunit TatC; this encodes MQETIIGALKKKIMLISGIVIAGMLLSFSLLADPILLRIKHDLLPEGAVLIYISPVEVIMLKLKIALLTGIILATPVVCYYVYKALKERFGIRNPMKKSHLIILLSSAISLFITGISYAYFLMLPLVLSYLNYMSAAAGVTATWSINEFTFFVIIITLIIGISFELPVVLLFAVQSGLVQIDTLQGYRRYIYVAMFVLAALFTPPDVVSQLIVAFPLVIFYEIGIIVASVISKKRL